The Bubalus bubalis isolate 160015118507 breed Murrah chromosome 18, NDDB_SH_1, whole genome shotgun sequence genome contains a region encoding:
- the FUZ gene encoding protein fuzzy homolog, with product MGEEGTEGTIHLLCLAASSGVPLFCRSSRGGAPARQQLPFSVIGSLNGVHMFGQNLEVQLSSSRTEDTTVVWKSFHDSITLIVLSSEEGTSELRLERLLQMVFGSMVLLVGLEELTNIRNVERLKKELRASYRLIDSFLGDPELIGDLTQCVDCVVPPEGSLLQEALSGFAEAAGTAFISLVVSGRVVAATESWWRLGMPEAVLLPWLVGSLPPQAARDYPVYLPHGSPTVPHRLLTLTLLPDLELCLLCGPQPPLSQLDAQLLERWWQPLLEPLRGCLPLGPRALPAAFPLHTDILGLLLLHLELKRCLFTVEPSRDKEPSPEHRRRLLRSFYTLVTATHFPPEPGQPEEKAEEAVHRAQVARACYLVLGTEEPGTGWRLVALQLGPRRLLLLLSAQSPTYGLRGLATHTLHALTPLL from the exons atgggggaggaggggaccGAGGGCACGATACATCTGTTGTGCCTCGCTGCATCTAGCGGGGTCCCCCTGTTTTGCAGGAGCAGCCGCGGTGGCGCCCCCGCCCGCCAACAG CTCCCATTCTCTGTCATCGGCTCCCTCAATGGAGTCCACATGTTTGGGCAAAATCTCGAGGTGCAACTGAGCTCTTCGAGGACGGAGGACACAACCGTGGTGTGGAAGAGCTTCCATGACAG CATCACCCTCATTGTTCTGTCGTCTGAGGAGGGCACCTCAGAGCTGAGGCTGGAGAGACTACTCCAGATGGTGTTTGGGTCCATG gttcttctcGTGGGACTTGAAGAGCTGACCAATATCCGCAACGTAGAAAGACTGAAGAAGGAGCTGAGG GCCAGTTACCGCCTCATTGACAGCTTCCTGGGGGACCCAGAGCTCATCGGAGACCTGACCCAGTGTGTGGACTGTGTGGTTCCTCCTGAGGGGTCCCTGCTGCAG gaagccctctctgGGTTCGCTGAGGCGGCGGGCACGGCCTTCATCAGCCTGGTCGTGTCAGGCCGGGTGGTGGCAGCGACCGAGAGCTGGTGGCGGCTGGGGATGCCGGAGGCCGTGCTGCTTCCCTGGCTGGTGGGGTCCCTGCCCCCGCAGGCCGCTCGCGACTACCCGGTGTACCTGCCGCACGGGAGCCCCAcg GTTCCACACCGGCTACTGACCCTGACGCTTCTGCCGGACTTGGAGCTGTGTCTTCTCTGCGGCCCGCAGCCTCCCCTCAGCCAGCTGGATGCGCAG CTTCTGGAGCGCTGGTGGCAGCCCCTGCTGGAGCCGCTGCGGGGCTGCCTGCCGCTGGGACCCCGAGCGCTGCCCGCGGCCTTCCCGCTGCACACGGACATCCTCGG GCTGCTGCTCCTCCACCTGGAACTGAAACGCTGTCTCTTCACGGTGGAGCCCTCACGGGATAAAG AACCGTCTCCGGAGCATCGCCGGCGCCTTCTCCGCTCTTTCTACACCCTGGTTACCGCCACTCACTTCCCACCAG AGCCGGGGCAGCCAGAGGAGAAAGCAGAAGAGGCCGTCCACCGGGCCCAGGTAGCCAGAGCCTGCTACTTGGTGTTGGGCACTGAGGAGCCAGGCACGGGATGGCGGCTGGTGGCGCTGCAGTTGGGGCcacggcggctgctgctgctgctgtctgcTCAGAGTCCCACATACGGGCTGCGGGGCCTGGCCACCCACACTCTGCATGCCCTCACCCCGCTCCTCTGA